A portion of the Leptospira noumeaensis genome contains these proteins:
- a CDS encoding AtpZ/AtpI family protein, with protein MVGESEKPSNKKPEKSSMAMAGAGFEFVSSIALFVVGGYYLDEYLKTEPLWLLIGFFFGFILAFYSLIKRAKENE; from the coding sequence ATGGTAGGTGAATCTGAAAAACCATCCAATAAAAAACCGGAGAAGTCCTCTATGGCAATGGCTGGCGCCGGTTTTGAATTTGTATCTTCTATCGCGCTTTTTGTGGTGGGCGGATATTACTTAGACGAATATTTAAAAACAGAACCACTCTGGCTTCTGATAGGATTCTTTTTTGGTTTTATCTTAGCTTTTTATTCCCTCATCAAACGAGCCAAAGAAAACGAATAA
- a CDS encoding P-II family nitrogen regulator: MKLVIAIIQPHKLEEVKNELTKNEIYRLTVSDVQGYGQQKGKTEVFRGHEYQVNLLRKVRLEIAVNDEFVKPTVDAILKAAKTGPEGKIGDGKIFVMPLEEVIRIRSGERGSKAI, translated from the coding sequence ATGAAATTAGTCATTGCAATCATCCAACCACATAAGTTAGAAGAAGTAAAAAATGAACTTACTAAAAATGAAATCTATCGTTTAACAGTCAGTGACGTACAGGGTTATGGCCAACAAAAGGGAAAAACCGAAGTATTCCGTGGACATGAATACCAAGTAAACCTCCTTAGAAAGGTAAGATTAGAAATCGCAGTCAACGATGAATTTGTAAAACCCACCGTAGATGCCATTTTAAAGGCCGCTAAAACTGGCCCTGAAGGTAAAATCGGCGATGGAAAAATTTTCGTGATGCCACTAGAAGAAGTGATTCGTATTCGTAGCGGAGAACGAGGTAGTAAAGCCATCTAA
- a CDS encoding thiamine pyrophosphate-binding protein encodes MSEHITVSQYIIRFLESKGITWIPGVPGGTILPLYESLAQSSIEHVLARHEQGAGFIAQGRARSTGEVSAVFVSSGPGVANLMTAVADAQRDSVPLLVFSGQVPLALMGTDAFQELPTAKIVSSIVKRVYLIQEPNQIIETLEDAYQLCGERKMGPVWIDLPKDIQTKTISLPKETFGLDSYIKSNSNIDLLPIENDKSFESIHIFLKEFKILLDESKFPLLYIGGGAKKEYLRLREFVSRFQIPAVTTLMGLGIFEKEDPMNLGMMGMHGTVVANEALGGCDLLIAIGVRFDDRATGDIQKFCNQAKVIHIDIDAREIGKNKAVTLSLQKDITEVLHFLLEEEFSIENKDSLLQIETWKQIREDHPMKSILLDFASVLPGGEHFVLTDVGQHQMWVAQYFPFLSPMSWITSGGQGTMGFGLPTAIGVALSHKDAQVFCFTGDGSIMMNLQELSTLKEQNLNVKIILINNEHLGLVKQQQDLFYGSLYSGSKFHFHPDFSLLCQSFGIGYFEWDWNLGVNDLEKVLETKGPALIEVRVPSGWGVYPFVPGGKSNQEYILEKIVT; translated from the coding sequence ATGTCGGAACATATCACCGTAAGTCAATATATCATTCGTTTTTTAGAATCAAAGGGAATTACTTGGATTCCAGGAGTTCCAGGTGGAACCATATTGCCGTTATACGAAAGTTTGGCGCAGTCATCCATCGAACATGTATTAGCAAGGCATGAACAAGGAGCCGGATTTATCGCACAAGGGAGAGCAAGGAGCACGGGAGAGGTGAGTGCCGTATTTGTTTCCTCTGGGCCAGGGGTTGCCAATCTGATGACAGCTGTTGCCGATGCACAAAGGGATTCGGTTCCTTTACTTGTATTCTCTGGTCAAGTTCCATTAGCATTAATGGGAACTGATGCGTTTCAGGAATTACCAACAGCAAAGATTGTATCTTCTATTGTTAAAAGAGTTTATTTGATCCAAGAGCCAAACCAAATTATAGAAACCTTAGAGGATGCATATCAGTTATGCGGAGAAAGAAAAATGGGCCCAGTTTGGATTGATCTACCAAAAGACATCCAAACAAAAACAATTTCCTTACCTAAGGAAACCTTTGGTTTAGATTCTTATATAAAATCAAATTCAAACATTGATCTTTTACCAATAGAAAACGATAAATCCTTTGAAAGTATTCATATCTTTTTAAAGGAATTTAAAATTTTACTCGATGAGTCTAAGTTTCCCTTACTTTACATAGGTGGAGGGGCCAAAAAAGAATACTTAAGGTTACGAGAGTTTGTATCCCGTTTCCAAATCCCTGCTGTAACCACTCTTATGGGTCTTGGGATTTTCGAAAAAGAAGATCCGATGAATTTAGGAATGATGGGTATGCATGGAACTGTAGTTGCCAATGAAGCGCTTGGTGGTTGTGATTTGCTCATTGCAATCGGTGTTCGTTTTGATGACCGCGCAACAGGTGACATTCAAAAGTTTTGTAACCAGGCGAAAGTCATACATATTGATATCGATGCTCGGGAAATTGGCAAAAATAAAGCAGTGACTTTGAGTTTACAAAAAGACATTACAGAAGTTCTTCACTTTCTATTAGAAGAAGAATTTTCAATTGAGAATAAAGATTCTTTGTTACAGATCGAAACTTGGAAACAAATACGGGAAGATCATCCAATGAAATCGATTCTTTTGGATTTTGCTTCGGTTTTGCCAGGAGGCGAACATTTTGTACTTACAGATGTAGGCCAACACCAGATGTGGGTAGCCCAATATTTTCCTTTTCTTAGTCCAATGTCCTGGATCACTTCCGGTGGACAAGGTACGATGGGATTTGGTCTTCCCACTGCCATTGGTGTGGCTTTAAGTCATAAAGATGCTCAAGTGTTTTGTTTTACTGGTGACGGATCGATTATGATGAACTTACAAGAGTTGTCTACTCTAAAGGAACAGAACCTAAATGTAAAAATTATCTTAATCAATAATGAACATTTGGGACTCGTCAAACAACAACAAGATTTGTTTTACGGAAGTCTGTATTCTGGATCGAAATTTCATTTTCATCCCGACTTTTCTTTGTTATGCCAATCTTTTGGAATTGGATACTTTGAATGGGATTGGAATTTAGGAGTTAATGATTTAGAAAAAGTTTTGGAAACAAAAGGGCCGGCTTTGATTGAGGTGAGAGTTCCATCTGGTTGGGGAGTGTATCCATTTGTTCCTGGTGGGAAATCCAACCAAGAGTATATCCTCGAAAAGATTGTAACCTAA